The Marinilongibacter aquaticus genome has a window encoding:
- a CDS encoding inositol monophosphatase family protein has protein sequence MEKEKLKQIIADVENTAKKAGLFIAEEAKKFSVSKVEYKDVNNVVSYVDKEAEKMIVASLSELLPSAGFITEEGTADTDDLDALNWIIDPLDGTANFIHGVPNYSVSLALAKGKEVLLGVIYHIPADEMYTAIKGNGAFCNGAEIRVAASKKLGESLLATGFPYYKFDHMEDYLQILESLMQKTHGLRRFGSAAIDLAYVAKGHFDGFYEYNLNSWDMAAGVLLVQEAGGKVTDFKGADNFLFGGDVVAGNAVHAELLDEINRFWN, from the coding sequence ATGGAAAAGGAAAAGTTGAAACAAATTATTGCGGATGTCGAAAATACTGCAAAAAAGGCAGGCCTGTTCATTGCCGAAGAGGCCAAGAAGTTTTCGGTGAGCAAGGTTGAATACAAAGACGTGAACAATGTAGTGTCTTATGTCGACAAGGAAGCCGAAAAAATGATTGTCGCCAGTCTCAGCGAGCTTCTCCCTTCTGCGGGTTTTATTACAGAAGAAGGTACTGCGGATACAGATGATCTTGATGCACTGAATTGGATTATCGATCCTTTGGACGGCACCGCCAACTTCATCCACGGCGTACCCAATTATTCGGTAAGCTTGGCCTTGGCCAAAGGCAAAGAGGTGCTTTTGGGTGTAATCTACCACATTCCTGCCGATGAAATGTATACGGCGATCAAAGGAAATGGAGCGTTTTGCAATGGAGCAGAAATTCGTGTGGCCGCTTCAAAAAAATTGGGCGAAAGCCTTTTGGCCACGGGCTTTCCCTATTACAAATTCGACCACATGGAAGATTATTTACAAATTCTGGAGTCTTTAATGCAGAAAACGCACGGATTGAGAAGGTTTGGTTCAGCCGCTATTGACCTGGCCTATGTAGCCAAAGGGCATTTCGATGGCTTCTACGAATACAATTTGAATTCTTGGGATATGGCCGCAGGTGTTTTATTGGTGCAAGAAGCTGGCGGAAAAGTGACGGATTTTAAAGGAGCAGACAATTTCCTTTTTGGCGGTGATGTAGTGGCGGGAAATGCCGTACACGCCGAACTATTGGATGAGATTAACCGTTTTTGGAATTGA
- a CDS encoding ATP-dependent Clp protease ATP-binding subunit, producing the protein MEPKFSQRVKEVISLAREEALRLGHDYIGTEHLLLGMIREGDGMGLELIKKTGIRIPDLKQSIESATRGTATNNIKNLANIPLTRQSEKVLKITHLEAKIFKSEVIGTEHLLLAILRDGDNLGCQIINRFKVNYELIKEMLEYQLTGGESPRMDASETDDEDERSFAGGTGSSAREPKGSEKSKTPILDNFGRDLTKLAEAGKLDQIVGREKEIERVAQILSRRKKNNPILIGEPGVGKTAIAEGLALRIVQKKVSRVLYNKRVVTLDLASLVAGTKYRGQFEERMKAVMGELEKSTNVILFIDEIHTIVGAGGASGSLDASNMFKPALARGEIQCIGATTLDEYRQYIEKDGALARRFQMVMVEPTSVEETIEILHNIKDKYEEHHNVTYSEEAITSAVKYSERYISDRFLPDKAIDVIDEVGARVHISNIHVPQEILDLEEAIEAIKLEKNSVVKSQRYEEAAQLRDKEKKLIDQLERVKEAWEEESKTKRHLVSEENIGEVIAQITGIPINKVNMDEGERILKMGSALKGRIIGQDDAVKKLVKAIQRTRVGLKDPKKPIGSFIFLGPTGVGKTELAKALTEYLFDREDALIRIDMSEYMEKFSISRLVGAPPGYVGYEEGGQLTEKVRRKPYSVVLLDEIEKAHPDVFNILLQVLDDGVLTDSLGRKVDFRNTIIIMTSNIGVRDLKDFGAGIGFATKARKDNQDEAVKSTIQNALRKTFSPEFLNRLDDVIIFDSLGRESIHQIIDLMLKKLFVRINGLGYEIEVTDKAKDYIAEKGYDQQYGARPLNRAIQKYVEDPLAEEILKGGIKEGDTLLVDYSGEGDELSFERKPSEALEQKG; encoded by the coding sequence AATTTTCACAAAGAGTAAAAGAGGTAATCTCTTTGGCCAGAGAAGAAGCATTGCGTTTAGGGCATGATTATATCGGAACAGAGCATCTTCTTTTGGGTATGATCAGAGAAGGCGACGGAATGGGTTTGGAGCTAATCAAAAAAACAGGTATCCGTATTCCTGATCTAAAACAAAGCATCGAATCGGCCACCAGGGGCACAGCCACCAATAATATTAAAAACCTGGCCAATATTCCATTGACCAGACAATCTGAGAAAGTGCTGAAAATTACCCATTTGGAGGCTAAAATCTTCAAATCTGAAGTAATCGGAACAGAACATTTGTTGTTGGCCATTTTGCGTGACGGCGACAATTTGGGCTGTCAGATTATCAACCGATTCAAGGTAAATTACGAATTGATTAAAGAAATGCTCGAATACCAGTTGACAGGTGGAGAAAGTCCGCGAATGGACGCTTCTGAAACTGATGACGAAGACGAGCGTTCATTTGCTGGCGGTACGGGCTCTTCTGCCCGTGAGCCCAAAGGCTCTGAGAAATCGAAAACACCAATTTTGGATAATTTCGGGCGTGATTTAACCAAATTGGCTGAAGCCGGCAAATTGGATCAAATTGTGGGCAGAGAGAAAGAAATTGAACGTGTAGCCCAGATTCTCTCCCGCCGGAAAAAGAACAACCCTATATTAATAGGTGAACCCGGTGTGGGAAAAACAGCCATTGCCGAAGGCTTGGCCTTGAGAATCGTTCAGAAAAAAGTATCACGTGTTTTGTACAATAAACGTGTGGTGACACTTGATTTGGCCTCGCTTGTGGCGGGAACAAAATACCGCGGACAGTTTGAAGAGCGGATGAAAGCCGTCATGGGCGAATTGGAAAAATCGACGAACGTGATTTTGTTCATCGATGAGATTCACACCATTGTGGGTGCAGGTGGAGCCAGCGGTTCCTTGGATGCCTCGAACATGTTCAAACCTGCTTTGGCCAGAGGTGAGATTCAATGCATCGGTGCCACAACTTTGGACGAGTACCGTCAGTACATCGAAAAAGATGGTGCCTTGGCCAGACGTTTCCAAATGGTAATGGTAGAACCGACTTCAGTGGAAGAAACCATTGAGATTCTACACAATATCAAAGATAAATACGAAGAACACCACAATGTGACTTACAGTGAAGAAGCGATCACTTCTGCTGTAAAATATTCGGAACGCTACATTTCAGACCGTTTCTTGCCGGATAAGGCCATTGACGTAATCGATGAAGTGGGTGCTCGTGTGCACATCAGCAATATCCATGTGCCGCAGGAAATTCTGGATCTGGAAGAGGCGATCGAAGCCATCAAACTGGAGAAAAACAGTGTGGTAAAAAGTCAACGCTACGAAGAAGCTGCTCAATTGAGAGACAAGGAGAAAAAGCTGATCGATCAATTGGAGCGTGTGAAAGAGGCTTGGGAAGAAGAAAGTAAAACCAAGCGTCATTTGGTAAGCGAAGAAAATATTGGTGAAGTGATTGCTCAGATTACGGGCATTCCGATCAATAAGGTGAACATGGATGAGGGCGAGCGTATTTTGAAAATGGGTTCGGCTTTGAAAGGACGGATTATCGGACAGGACGATGCGGTGAAAAAATTGGTAAAAGCCATTCAAAGAACGCGTGTGGGCTTGAAAGACCCCAAAAAACCAATTGGTTCGTTCATTTTCTTAGGTCCAACAGGTGTAGGAAAAACAGAATTGGCCAAGGCTTTGACCGAATACCTTTTCGACCGTGAAGATGCTTTGATTCGTATCGATATGAGCGAATACATGGAGAAATTCAGCATCAGTCGTTTGGTGGGGGCTCCTCCTGGCTACGTGGGTTACGAAGAAGGCGGTCAATTGACCGAAAAAGTAAGACGCAAGCCGTATTCTGTGGTGCTTTTGGATGAAATAGAGAAAGCTCACCCGGATGTCTTCAATATTCTTTTGCAAGTGTTGGATGATGGCGTTTTGACCGACAGCTTGGGCAGAAAGGTGGATTTCCGAAATACAATCATTATCATGACATCGAATATTGGTGTACGTGATCTGAAAGATTTCGGTGCGGGCATTGGTTTTGCAACGAAAGCCCGTAAGGACAATCAAGACGAAGCGGTGAAAAGCACCATTCAAAATGCCTTGAGAAAAACGTTCTCGCCTGAATTTTTGAATCGTTTGGACGATGTGATCATTTTCGACTCTTTGGGTCGCGAATCCATCCACCAAATCATCGATCTCATGTTGAAGAAACTCTTTGTCAGAATCAACGGATTGGGATATGAAATTGAGGTTACGGATAAAGCGAAGGATTATATCGCAGAAAAAGGATACGATCAGCAATACGGTGCTCGTCCTTTGAATCGGGCCATTCAAAAATATGTTGAAGATCCTTTGGCTGAAGAAATTTTGAAAGGAGGCATTAAAGAAGGCGATACATTGCTGGTGGATTATTCCGGTGAAGGCGATGAATTGAGCTTCGAACGCAAACCTTCCGAGGCTCTTGAGCAAAAAGGTTAA
- a CDS encoding Lnb N-terminal periplasmic domain-containing protein: protein MRKLSFFCSFVSIFILGLCSSLAISAQSLSENSTVSLLTISPGEELWSFAGHTAIRVKDPVNGIDVNFNYGTFDFRKENFYFKFLRGTLPYEIGAANYRQETPYWLREERFVTEQVLDLSLGQKQKLFDYLIENYKPENREYRYKFFYDNCSTRVRDVISEACGDSLKFSTSLHADSTYRDWIKKYSQISHNDWAEFGMDLLIGVPADETTGWAQAMYIPDNLMMAVDSASIQKNGKWGKLVKQRFVIGSTDHQTESLPIKPTVFFFLVFVLVGVLTFIELRSGKWFILFDKILFSLIGLSGLIFFFLWFFTDHGVTSWNLNLLWAFPIWFPTVWFLKRTQSQNLLTKLFLAQAISAAVVVLGFKILPQTFHLAVWPIAAIVLSRSLLIWKRKS from the coding sequence ATGAGAAAGCTAAGTTTTTTCTGCTCTTTCGTAAGCATTTTTATTTTGGGGCTGTGCTCCTCTCTTGCTATATCGGCCCAGTCATTATCCGAAAACAGTACAGTTTCTTTGCTCACGATTTCGCCCGGTGAAGAGCTCTGGTCTTTTGCGGGTCATACGGCCATTCGTGTAAAAGACCCCGTGAATGGTATCGATGTCAATTTCAATTACGGCACTTTCGATTTCAGGAAGGAAAACTTCTATTTCAAATTTCTTCGGGGTACACTGCCCTACGAAATTGGTGCGGCAAATTATCGACAAGAAACCCCTTATTGGCTTCGGGAAGAGCGATTCGTGACTGAACAGGTGTTGGATTTGAGCCTGGGACAGAAACAAAAACTTTTCGATTATCTCATCGAAAATTATAAACCGGAAAACAGGGAATACCGTTACAAATTCTTTTACGACAACTGCTCCACTCGCGTGCGGGATGTTATTTCAGAAGCCTGTGGCGACAGCCTGAAATTCAGTACCAGTCTGCATGCGGATTCAACCTATCGCGATTGGATAAAAAAATACAGTCAGATTAGTCACAACGATTGGGCCGAATTCGGTATGGATTTGTTAATTGGCGTGCCTGCCGACGAAACCACAGGCTGGGCACAGGCCATGTATATTCCAGACAATCTTATGATGGCCGTGGATTCAGCCTCTATCCAGAAAAATGGGAAATGGGGAAAATTGGTCAAACAGAGGTTCGTAATCGGATCAACCGATCACCAAACGGAAAGCTTGCCAATTAAGCCCACCGTATTTTTCTTTCTTGTTTTTGTATTGGTTGGTGTGCTGACTTTCATTGAATTGCGATCGGGAAAATGGTTTATTCTTTTCGATAAAATTCTGTTTTCTCTTATTGGGCTTTCTGGACTCATCTTTTTCTTTCTCTGGTTTTTTACCGATCACGGCGTCACCAGTTGGAATTTGAATTTGCTCTGGGCCTTCCCTATCTGGTTTCCAACGGTCTGGTTTTTGAAACGTACTCAATCCCAAAATCTTTTGACGAAACTCTTTTTGGCACAGGCCATTTCTGCCGCAGTTGTGGTGTTGGGCTTTAAAATATTACCTCAAACCTTTCATTTAGCCGTTTGGCCAATAGCGGCCATAGTGCTTTCAAGATCATTACTTATATGGAAAAGGAAAAGTTGA